In Prunus dulcis chromosome 1, ALMONDv2, whole genome shotgun sequence, the following are encoded in one genomic region:
- the LOC117636634 gene encoding phytanoyl-CoA dioxygenase isoform X1, which translates to MGIVGNLSPDQLHSFNSQGYFVIESFASAEDIDAMRKRMDQLLHDFDCSATASIFSTKNQQQSTDNYFYESVEKISFFFEEKAFGNDGELQQPKELSINKVGHALHELDPVFKGFSYSEKVSSLFSSLGYKRPIIIQSMYIFKQPGIGGEVVPHQDNSFLYTEPPTCTGLWLALEDATITNGCLWAIPGSQKNGLVRRFIRGEWGVTFDRPSPVYDQKDFVPIEVKAGSLVVIHGDLIHQSFENQSSKSRHAYSLHVVDTDGCKWARDNWIRRKVEPEPLYVSSSDLKFDL; encoded by the exons ATGGGCATCGTCGGAAATCTCAGTCCAGACCAACTCCACTCCTTCAACTCCCAAG GTTATTTTGTTATAGAATCGTTTGCCAGTGCGGAGGACATCGATGCCATGAGGAAGAGAATGGACCAATTGCTTCACGACTTCGACTGCTCCGCCACCGCCTCTATTTTCTCTACCAAGAATCAG CAACAGTCGACGGACAATTACTTCTACGAAAGCGTCGAGAAGATTTCGTTTTTCTTCGAAG AGAAAGCTTTTGGGAATGATGGAGAGCTACAACAACCAAAGGAACTTTCCATTAATAAAGTTGGCCATG CGTTACATGAGCTCGATCCAGTATTTAAAGGTTTCTCCTATTCTGAGAAAGTTTCAAGTTTGTTCTCCTCCTTGGGTTATAAAAGGCCCATCATCATTCAGTCTATGTACATATTTAAG CAACCAGGTATTGGAGGTGAGGTAGTACCGCATCAGGATAACTCATTTCTTTATACCGAACCACCAACTTGCACAGGGCTGTGGCTGGCTCTAGAAGATGCAACAATAACGAATGGCTGCCTGTGGGCTATACCTGGATCTCAAAAGA ATGGCCTTGTCAGACGGTTCATTAGAGGTGAATGGGGCGTGACCTTTGATCGTCCTTCCCCTGTGTATGATCAAAAGGATTTTGTGCCTATTGAAGTGAAAGCTGGGTCTTTAGTTGTTATTCATGGTGATCTTATTCATCAAAG TTTTGAGAATCAGTCCTCAAAATCAAGGCATGCGTACAGCTTGCATGTGGTGGATACTGATGGCTGCAAATGGGCTCGAGATAATTG GATCAGGCGAAAAGTGGAGCCAGAGCCTCTCTATGTATCTTCGTCGGACCTGAAATTCGATCTCTAG
- the LOC117614163 gene encoding uncharacterized protein LOC117614163 isoform X1, which produces MAAQSPCGWSWNSPTHATVTVKCSSNSSSLSSFHSAPQKRPRFTASSSPSSSSSKSTAKQGLRKPLKLDSASPNPSKLVRSSNGNRSEDENRITTLSFKSFFGKRSLWRRIFFASKKVRSIILLNVITVVYASNFSVVKEVEAIMDPAAFTVVRFAVSAIPFIPFVFRARGDIHTRNAGIELGFWVSLGYLMQALGLLTSDAGRASFISMFTVVIVPLLDGMLGAIVPARTWFGALMSIIGVAMLESSGSPPSVGDLLNFLSAVFFGIHMLRTEHISRNTKRENFLPLLGYEVCVVAIMSTMWYCVGSGSGGLQDCNPSLWTWKIFWEWMVVFPWIPALYSGIFSTGLCLWVEMAAMRDVSATETAIIYGLEPVWGAGFAWFLLGERWGTTGWIGAALVLGGSLTVQIFGSTSPAKSYKEEKDSKKLDYPVVSDKHNRLSASPVTVISRKDIPDMLNK; this is translated from the exons ATGGCTGCCCAATCACCATGTGGATGGTCATGGAACTCACCGACCCACGCCACCGTCACAGTTAAATGCTCTTCTAACTCCTCAAGTCTCTCTTCCTTCCACTCAGCTCCACAAAAACGGCCTCGTTTCAcggcttcttcttctccttcttctagTAGCTCTAAATCTACTGCCAAGCAGGGACTGAGAAAGCCCCTGAAATTGGATAGTGCGAGTCCGAATCCAAGCAAATTAGTTAGAAGTTCAAATGGAAATCGATCTGAAGACGAAAATAGAATAACGACCCTAAGCTTCAAGTCCTTCTTTGGGAAACGATCTCTGTGGCGAAGGATATTTTTCGCCTCTAAGAAAGTTCGAAGCATCATTTTGCTCAACGTTATCACCGTTGTTTATG CTAGTAACTTCTCGGTTGTGAAAGAGGTGGAAGCGATCATGGACCCAGCAGCCTTTACTGTTGTTCGGTTTGCTGTGTCGGCCATTCCATTCATCCCATTTGTGTTCCGAGCACGAGGTGATATTCATACCCGTAATGCAGGGATTGAGTTGGGTTTCTGGGTCAGTCTAGGGTATCTCATGCAGGCTCTTGGATTGCTAACATCAGATGCTGGTCGCGCATCATTTATATCCATGTTCACT GTGGTTATAGTTCCATTGCTTGATGGTATGTTAGGAGCAATAGTCCCCGCTCGTACCTGGTTCGGAGCTCTCATGTCTATCATAGGAGTTGCAATGCTGGAATCCAGCGGATCTCCACCCAGT GTTGGAGATTTGTTGAACTTCTTAAGCGCTGTGTTTTTTGGTATCCATATGTTAAGAACTGAACACATTTCAAGAAACacgaaaagagaaaatttctTACCTCTGCTCGGTTATGAG GTATGCGTTGTTGCTATCATGTCAACAATGTGGTATTGCGTTGGATCAGGGTCCGGGGGCCTTCAAGATTGTAACCCATCATTGTGGACGTGGAAGATATTCTGGGAGTGGATGGTGGTGTTTCCATGGATACCTGCACTGTACTCGGGCATATTCTCGACTGGTCTATGCTTATGGGTAGAG ATGGCTGCAATGCGTGATGTATCAGCCACAGAAACAGCAATAATTTATGGCTTGGAGCCAGTCTGGGGTGCTGGTTTTGCGTGGTTTCTCCTTGGGGAAAGGTGGGGCACTACTGGTTGGATTGGAGCTGCACTGGTGCtag GTGGAAGCTTAACAGTACAGATATTTGGATCAACATCGCCTGCAAAGTCTTACAAAGAGGAAAAGGACAGTAAGAAACTCGATTACCCTGTGGTTTCAGATAAACACAATCGCCTTTCTGCCTCTCCAGTTACTGTTATTTCCAGAAAGGATATTCCTGATATGCTAAATAAGTGA
- the LOC117616502 gene encoding uncharacterized protein LOC117616502 yields MSPQSTLNPSRALEGMHGVRVVPYSLFESEETTQDGDLPHSTCGSSAVGANQQLFMQRVWQQRPPCLKPIQGCIQGDHSVVETVANVLTSLPFIVLGIHAPRKNLNSKIYANSLIGVGVASSLYHSSRGKLRQYLRWADYTMIATATVCLSRALRNENPKLLMAASALFLPIQPLMVSAVHTGIMEVAFAKRALKDPELRTAHNVHKMSSLVGGVLFVADDMFPQTPFLHAAWHLAAAVGVSTCNKLLE; encoded by the exons ATGAGTCCCCAGAGTACATTGAACCCAAGTAGAGCCCTAGAGGGCATGCACGGGGTGCGTGTGGTGCCGTATTCACTGTTTGAATCAGAGGAGACTACTCAAGATGGGGACCTTCCTCACTCAACTTGTGGAAGTTCGGCTGTTGGAGCAAATCAGCAACTTTTTATGCA GCGAGTATGGCAGCAAAGACCGCCATGTTTGAAGCCCATCCAGGGCTGCATTCAag GCGATCACAGTGTTGTAGAAACAGTTGCTAATGTGCTCACTTCACTTCCTTTTATAGTTCTTGGAATCCATGCCCCCAG GAAGAATCTAAATTCAAAGATATATGCTAATTCATTAATTGGAGTTGGAGTCGCCTCAAGTTTATATCATTCTTCAAGAGGAAAACTAAGGCAATATTTAAGATGGGCCGACTATACAATGATAGCCACAGCAACAGTA TGTCTCTCAAGAGCCCTCAGaaatgaaaacccaaaattgcTGATGGCAGCTTCTGCATTATTTCTACCGATCCAGCCTCTGATGGTTTCAGCCGTTCACACTGGAATAATGGAG GTAGCATTTGCGAAAagagcattgaaagatccagAGCTAAGGACGGCCCACAATGTACATAAGATGTCATCACTAGTGGGAGGTGTGCTTTTTGTTGCTGATGACATGTTCCCTCAGACTCCCTTCCTTCATGCTGCCTGGCATCTCGCTGCAGCTGTTGGCGTTAGCACCTGCAATAAGCTTCTGGAGTAG
- the LOC117636634 gene encoding phytanoyl-CoA dioxygenase isoform X3 has translation MGIVGNLSPDQLHSFNSQGYFVIESFASAEDIDAMRKRMDQLLHDFDCSATASIFSTKNQQQSTDNYFYESVEKISFFFEEKAFGNDGELQQPKELSINKVGHALHELDPVFKGFSYSEKVSSLFSSLGYKRPIIIQSMYIFKQPGIGGEVVPHQDNSFLYTEPPTCTGLWLALEDATITNGCLWAIPGSQKNGLVRRFIRGEWGVTFDRPSPVYDQKDFVPIEVKAGSLVVIHGDLIHQRIRRKVEPEPLYVSSSDLKFDL, from the exons ATGGGCATCGTCGGAAATCTCAGTCCAGACCAACTCCACTCCTTCAACTCCCAAG GTTATTTTGTTATAGAATCGTTTGCCAGTGCGGAGGACATCGATGCCATGAGGAAGAGAATGGACCAATTGCTTCACGACTTCGACTGCTCCGCCACCGCCTCTATTTTCTCTACCAAGAATCAG CAACAGTCGACGGACAATTACTTCTACGAAAGCGTCGAGAAGATTTCGTTTTTCTTCGAAG AGAAAGCTTTTGGGAATGATGGAGAGCTACAACAACCAAAGGAACTTTCCATTAATAAAGTTGGCCATG CGTTACATGAGCTCGATCCAGTATTTAAAGGTTTCTCCTATTCTGAGAAAGTTTCAAGTTTGTTCTCCTCCTTGGGTTATAAAAGGCCCATCATCATTCAGTCTATGTACATATTTAAG CAACCAGGTATTGGAGGTGAGGTAGTACCGCATCAGGATAACTCATTTCTTTATACCGAACCACCAACTTGCACAGGGCTGTGGCTGGCTCTAGAAGATGCAACAATAACGAATGGCTGCCTGTGGGCTATACCTGGATCTCAAAAGA ATGGCCTTGTCAGACGGTTCATTAGAGGTGAATGGGGCGTGACCTTTGATCGTCCTTCCCCTGTGTATGATCAAAAGGATTTTGTGCCTATTGAAGTGAAAGCTGGGTCTTTAGTTGTTATTCATGGTGATCTTATTCATCAAAG GATCAGGCGAAAAGTGGAGCCAGAGCCTCTCTATGTATCTTCGTCGGACCTGAAATTCGATCTCTAG
- the LOC117615137 gene encoding MLP-like protein 328, with protein MALHGFIGTQIELKSPADKFYKIFKGQAHLIPNVSSGHIKGVQVHEGDWETHGSVKIWNYHLGDEVGTFKEKVEYDDENKAATLTGLDGEMFKYYKSFKGIYQFAQKGNVSVANLTIHYEKRNADVEAPDRFVGLMVTLVRDLDAHFAKA; from the exons ATGGCTCTGCACGGTTTTATTGGGACTCAAATAGAACTCAAGTCACCTGCTGATAAGTTCTACAAAATCTTCAAGGGCCAAGCCCACCTCATCCCAAATGTTTCTTCTGGCCATATCAAAGGCGTTCAGGTGCATGAAGGAGATTGGGAAACGCACGGCTCTGTTAAGATCTGGAATTATCATCTAG GGGACGAAGTTGGGACTTTCAAGGAAAAGGTTGAGTACGACGACGAGAACAAGGCGGCAACTCTGACTGGATTGGACGGAGAAATGTTCAAGTATTACAAGAGCTTTAAGGGCATTTATCAGTTCGCTCAGAAGGGTAATGTTAGCGTTGCCAACCTGACGATTCACTATGAGAAACGGAATGCTGATGTTGAAGCTCCAGATAGATTTGTTGGTCTCATGGTTACCCTCGTCAGGGATCTTGATGCTCACTTTGCCAAGGCATAA
- the LOC117614162 gene encoding pentatricopeptide repeat-containing protein At2g01510, mitochondrial has product MRRVMHIPWSSRRSHCMMGMTKLWFNLSLQPLASILQFSSLTQTQNPSNPPIALTKQVFTTLLQSCSSYPNHLKQIHALILTTGLSIKNSLITQLLTNLTLLGDMSYARQLFDQMHKPRVFLWNTLIKAYVKNGIFTEAAFVYRQMHLLVVRPDQFTYTFVVKACAELPELWAGSAVLAHVVKYGLEFVAMVRTELILMFAKFGELGMADFLFETMVERDLIAWNAFIAACVQNGNAGKALALFRQMDIAGIKPDAVSVVSAFSACGQLGCLENGQEIYGIMRKYGIVCNIIVANARLDMYVKCGSIDMAEALFEDMPQRNVISWSTMVIGYSINGESEKALNMFSRMQKHGVQPNHVTYLGVLCACSHAGLVNEGKAYFSHMVQSGNKNIRPKIEHYACMVDLLGRSGHLEEAYNFIRSMPIEPDSGVWGALLGACTIHQNVELGQHAADLLFEVAPDIGSYHVLMSNIYAAAGRWDFVDKVRLRMRKRGVKKIAAYSSVECNGKFHIFYGGDRLHPESSEIYEKLEHLLRELKSIGYIPNTSSVFHDVDMEEKEATLSSHSEKLAVAFSLINLRPECPIRVVKNLRICDDCHSFCKFVSKTTKREIVMRDKIRFHHFRNGDCSCNNFW; this is encoded by the coding sequence ATGAGAAGAGTGATGCACATACCATGGAGCTCCAGAAGAAGCCATTGCATGATGGGCATGACCAAGCTTTGGTTCAATCTCTCACTTCAACCACTTGCCTCAATTCTccaattttcttctctcacccaaacccaaaacccctCCAATCCACCAATTGCTCTGACCAAGcaagtcttcaccaccctcTTACAATCATGCTCTTCCTACCCAAACCACCTCAAGCAAATTCATGCCCTCATCCTCACAACAGGCCTCTCTATCAAGAACAGCCTCATCACCCAACTTCTCACCAATCTCACACTTTTAGGGGACATGTCCTATGCCCGCCAATTATTCGACCAAATGCACAAGCCACGCGTTTTTCTATGGAACACCCTTATCAAAGCCTATGTcaaaaatggtatttttacgGAGGCGGCTTTTGTTTATAGACAAATGCACCTTCTGGTTGTTCGTCCTGACCAGTTTACTTACACGTTTGTGGTCAAGGCATGTGCTGAACTGCCCGAATTATGGGCTGGATCAGCTGTCCTTGCCCATGTGGTGAAATATGGGTTGGAATTCGTTGCTATGGTGAGGACTGAGCTGATACTAATGTTTGCGAAATTCGGAGAATTGGGTATGGCGGATTTTCTATTTGAAACTATGGTTGAGAGAGATTTGATTGCTTGGAATGCTTTCATTGCGGCTTGTGTACAAAATGGCAATGCTGGTAAGGCTCTTGCATTGTTTCGCCAGATGGATATAGCTGGAATTAAGCCTGATGCTGTTAGTGTTGTGAGTGCCTTTTCAGCTTGTGGTCAATTAGGGTGTTTGGAGAATGGGCAAGAAATCTATGGGATCATGAGAAAATATGGGATTGTTTGCAATATAATTGTTGCCAATGCACGGCTTGATATGTATGTGAAATGTGGTAGCATAGACATGGCTGAGGCGTTGTTTGAGGATATGCCTCAGAGAAATGTTATTTCCTGGAGCACTATGGTAATAGGGTATTCCATAAATGGGGAAAGTGAAAAGGCATTGAATATGTTTTCGAGGATGCAAAAACATGGAGTGCAACCAAACCATGTCACTTATCTTGGAGTTTTGTGTGCATGTAGCCATGCTGGGCTTGTAAATGAAGGCAAGGCTTATTTTAGTCACATGGTCCAATCTGGTAACAAGAATATTCGACCAAAAATAGAGCACTATGCATGTATGGTTGACCTTCTAGGCCGGTCAGGACATCTTGAGGAGGCCTATAATTTCATAAGAAGTATGCCAATTGAACCGGATTCTGGGGTGTGGGGAGCTTTATTGGGTGCCTGTACAATCCACCAAAATGTTGAACTGGGCCAGCATGCAGCTGATTTACTTTTTGAAGTAGCTCCAGATATTGGTTCATATCATGTCTTAATGTCAAACATATATGCGGCTGCTGGAAGATGGGATTTTGTTGATAAGGTGAGGCTCAGAATGAGAAAAAGAGGTGTTAAGAAAATAGCTGCCTACAGCTCCGTTGAATGTAATGGGAAATTCCACATTTTCTATGGTGGAGACAGATTGCACCCAGAGTCATCAGAAATATATGAGAAGTTGGAGCACTTATTGAGAGAATTGAAGAGTATAGGTTACATTCCAAATACCAGCTCCGTGTTTCATGATGTAGACATGGAGGAAAAGGAAGCCACACTGAGCAGTCACAGTGAAAAGCTTGCCGTTGCATTTAGTCTTATAAATCTAAGGCCTGAATGCCCAATTAGGGTGGTGAAGAATCTGAGGATTTGTGACGACTGCCATAgtttctgtaaatttgtatcTAAAACTACCAAAAGGGAGATTGTCATGAGAGATAAAATCCGTTTTCATCATTTTAGAAATGGTGATTGTTCATGCAACAACTTTTGGTGA
- the LOC117614163 gene encoding uncharacterized protein LOC117614163 isoform X2, which yields MAAQSPCGWSWNSPTHATVTVKCSSNSSSLSSFHSAPQKRPRFTASSSPSSSSSKSTAKQGLRKPLKLDSASPNPSKLVRSSNGNRSEDENRITTLSFKSFFGKRSLWRRIFFASKKVRSIILLNVITVVYASNFSVVKEVEAIMDPAAFTVVRFAVSAIPFIPFVFRARGDIHTRNAGIELGFWVSLGYLMQALGLLTSDAGRASFISMFTVVIVPLLDGMLGAIVPARTWFGALMSIIGVAMLESSGSPPSVGDLLNFLSAVFFGIHMLRTEHISRNTKRENFLPLLGYEMAAMRDVSATETAIIYGLEPVWGAGFAWFLLGERWGTTGWIGAALVLGGSLTVQIFGSTSPAKSYKEEKDSKKLDYPVVSDKHNRLSASPVTVISRKDIPDMLNK from the exons ATGGCTGCCCAATCACCATGTGGATGGTCATGGAACTCACCGACCCACGCCACCGTCACAGTTAAATGCTCTTCTAACTCCTCAAGTCTCTCTTCCTTCCACTCAGCTCCACAAAAACGGCCTCGTTTCAcggcttcttcttctccttcttctagTAGCTCTAAATCTACTGCCAAGCAGGGACTGAGAAAGCCCCTGAAATTGGATAGTGCGAGTCCGAATCCAAGCAAATTAGTTAGAAGTTCAAATGGAAATCGATCTGAAGACGAAAATAGAATAACGACCCTAAGCTTCAAGTCCTTCTTTGGGAAACGATCTCTGTGGCGAAGGATATTTTTCGCCTCTAAGAAAGTTCGAAGCATCATTTTGCTCAACGTTATCACCGTTGTTTATG CTAGTAACTTCTCGGTTGTGAAAGAGGTGGAAGCGATCATGGACCCAGCAGCCTTTACTGTTGTTCGGTTTGCTGTGTCGGCCATTCCATTCATCCCATTTGTGTTCCGAGCACGAGGTGATATTCATACCCGTAATGCAGGGATTGAGTTGGGTTTCTGGGTCAGTCTAGGGTATCTCATGCAGGCTCTTGGATTGCTAACATCAGATGCTGGTCGCGCATCATTTATATCCATGTTCACT GTGGTTATAGTTCCATTGCTTGATGGTATGTTAGGAGCAATAGTCCCCGCTCGTACCTGGTTCGGAGCTCTCATGTCTATCATAGGAGTTGCAATGCTGGAATCCAGCGGATCTCCACCCAGT GTTGGAGATTTGTTGAACTTCTTAAGCGCTGTGTTTTTTGGTATCCATATGTTAAGAACTGAACACATTTCAAGAAACacgaaaagagaaaatttctTACCTCTGCTCGGTTATGAG ATGGCTGCAATGCGTGATGTATCAGCCACAGAAACAGCAATAATTTATGGCTTGGAGCCAGTCTGGGGTGCTGGTTTTGCGTGGTTTCTCCTTGGGGAAAGGTGGGGCACTACTGGTTGGATTGGAGCTGCACTGGTGCtag GTGGAAGCTTAACAGTACAGATATTTGGATCAACATCGCCTGCAAAGTCTTACAAAGAGGAAAAGGACAGTAAGAAACTCGATTACCCTGTGGTTTCAGATAAACACAATCGCCTTTCTGCCTCTCCAGTTACTGTTATTTCCAGAAAGGATATTCCTGATATGCTAAATAAGTGA
- the LOC117636634 gene encoding phytanoyl-CoA dioxygenase isoform X2, whose amino-acid sequence MGIVGNLSPDQLHSFNSQGYFVIESFASAEDIDAMRKRMDQLLHDFDCSATASIFSTKNQQQSTDNYFYESVEKISFFFEEKAFGNDGELQQPKELSINKVGHALHELDPVFKGFSYSEKVSSLFSSLGYKRPIIIQSMYIFKQPGIGGEVVPHQDNSFLYTEPPTCTGLWLALEDATITNGCLWAIPGSQKNGLVRRFIRGEWGVTFDRPSPVYDQKDFVPIEVKAGSLVVIHGDLIHQSFENQSSKSRHAYSLHVVDTDGCKWARDN is encoded by the exons ATGGGCATCGTCGGAAATCTCAGTCCAGACCAACTCCACTCCTTCAACTCCCAAG GTTATTTTGTTATAGAATCGTTTGCCAGTGCGGAGGACATCGATGCCATGAGGAAGAGAATGGACCAATTGCTTCACGACTTCGACTGCTCCGCCACCGCCTCTATTTTCTCTACCAAGAATCAG CAACAGTCGACGGACAATTACTTCTACGAAAGCGTCGAGAAGATTTCGTTTTTCTTCGAAG AGAAAGCTTTTGGGAATGATGGAGAGCTACAACAACCAAAGGAACTTTCCATTAATAAAGTTGGCCATG CGTTACATGAGCTCGATCCAGTATTTAAAGGTTTCTCCTATTCTGAGAAAGTTTCAAGTTTGTTCTCCTCCTTGGGTTATAAAAGGCCCATCATCATTCAGTCTATGTACATATTTAAG CAACCAGGTATTGGAGGTGAGGTAGTACCGCATCAGGATAACTCATTTCTTTATACCGAACCACCAACTTGCACAGGGCTGTGGCTGGCTCTAGAAGATGCAACAATAACGAATGGCTGCCTGTGGGCTATACCTGGATCTCAAAAGA ATGGCCTTGTCAGACGGTTCATTAGAGGTGAATGGGGCGTGACCTTTGATCGTCCTTCCCCTGTGTATGATCAAAAGGATTTTGTGCCTATTGAAGTGAAAGCTGGGTCTTTAGTTGTTATTCATGGTGATCTTATTCATCAAAG TTTTGAGAATCAGTCCTCAAAATCAAGGCATGCGTACAGCTTGCATGTGGTGGATACTGATGGCTGCAAATGGGCTCGAGATAATTG A